In Nostoc sp. CENA543, a single genomic region encodes these proteins:
- a CDS encoding nuclear transport factor 2 family protein, with amino-acid sequence MKVAEYSASQIPGIKETTIIEYFKNLNAGNFSETAALFTPQGVMNPPFESAIVGRDAIARYLQKEAQDVKAEPMQGIAEALKDGYKQVQVTGKAHTFWCSVNVMWLFTLNPQQQITNAQIKLIASPQELVAMRPPEK; translated from the coding sequence ATGAAAGTCGCTGAATATTCAGCTAGTCAAATTCCTGGAATTAAAGAAACTACGATTATTGAGTATTTTAAAAATTTAAATGCAGGTAACTTTAGCGAAACAGCAGCTTTATTTACCCCTCAAGGTGTAATGAATCCACCATTTGAATCTGCTATTGTGGGGCGGGATGCGATCGCAAGATATCTGCAAAAAGAAGCTCAAGATGTCAAAGCCGAACCCATGCAAGGAATTGCCGAAGCTTTAAAGGACGGTTATAAACAAGTACAAGTCACAGGTAAGGCTCACACCTTCTGGTGTAGTGTCAATGTCATGTGGTTATTTACTCTTAACCCACAACAGCAAATCACTAACGCTCAAATTAAGCTTATCGCCTCACCCCAAGAGTTAGTAGCTATGCGTCCTCCAGAAAAATAG
- a CDS encoding orange carotenoid protein N-terminal domain-containing protein: MTFTSDSASTRFTNIQADAVGSTTAVFQSLSVDDQLAVLWYAYTEMGRSITPAATGAARLQLAEGLLNQVKQMTYAQQLQFMRDLVAQKNTQFTRSYGILSTNTKLAFWYELSELMVKGIVVPVTAEYKISRDASQVLESLKQLDFGQQITVLRKVVADMGVDPLA, encoded by the coding sequence ATGACATTCACTTCTGATTCCGCTTCAACTCGTTTTACAAACATCCAGGCTGATGCTGTGGGTTCTACTACTGCTGTATTTCAAAGCCTTAGCGTAGATGACCAGTTAGCCGTTTTGTGGTATGCCTACACTGAAATGGGACGTTCTATCACACCAGCTGCTACAGGTGCAGCGCGCCTACAGTTAGCTGAAGGTTTGTTAAATCAAGTCAAGCAAATGACTTATGCACAGCAATTGCAATTCATGCGCGACTTAGTTGCTCAGAAAAATACTCAATTTACCCGTTCTTACGGTATTCTCAGTACCAACACCAAGCTAGCTTTTTGGTACGAACTTTCGGAATTGATGGTGAAAGGTATTGTTGTACCTGTTACAGCAGAGTATAAAATCTCCCGTGATGCTTCTCAAGTATTAGAATCACTCAAACAATTAGACTTTGGTCAGCAAATTACAGTGTTGCGTAAAGTAGTGGCTGATATGGGTGTTGACCCCTTAGCGTAG
- the queG gene encoding tRNA epoxyqueuosine(34) reductase QueG codes for MDYYSVVTSSVVKEKAIELGFHKVGIATVDKRDNTETERLQAWISMGYHADMAWMNNPKRQDVKLVMPQARSLVCVALNYYTPQQRPQGEEYAKISRYGWGRDYHKVMHKKLKALSTWLQSLDPGIQARYYADTGPIQDKVWAQQAGIGWIAKNGNVITREYGSWVFLGEVLTNLQLESDRPHTEHCGSCTRCLEACPTGAITQPFVVDANRCIAYHTIENRAEKLPEAIATQMQGWVAGCDICQDVCPWNQRFAKITDVADFQPYPENIAPQLIELAQISNEEWEKRFPASALRRIKPEMLRRNARANLDASRQHNDTESNYL; via the coding sequence ATGGACTACTATTCCGTAGTTACCAGCAGTGTGGTAAAAGAGAAAGCCATAGAGCTAGGTTTTCACAAAGTTGGCATTGCTACTGTAGATAAGCGTGACAATACAGAGACCGAGAGGTTGCAAGCTTGGATAAGTATGGGTTATCACGCGGATATGGCTTGGATGAATAACCCAAAACGCCAGGATGTAAAGTTAGTTATGCCACAAGCGCGATCGCTTGTTTGTGTCGCACTCAACTACTACACCCCGCAGCAACGTCCCCAAGGTGAGGAGTACGCCAAAATCTCTCGTTATGGCTGGGGGAGGGACTATCACAAAGTGATGCACAAAAAACTCAAGGCCTTAAGTACCTGGTTGCAATCACTAGATCCCGGTATTCAAGCCCGCTACTATGCAGATACTGGCCCCATTCAAGATAAAGTTTGGGCGCAACAGGCGGGAATTGGCTGGATTGCTAAAAATGGCAATGTGATTACTAGAGAGTATGGTTCTTGGGTGTTCCTAGGTGAAGTGCTGACAAATTTGCAACTAGAAAGCGATCGCCCCCATACCGAACATTGTGGGAGTTGTACCCGTTGTTTAGAAGCCTGTCCCACTGGAGCAATCACCCAACCCTTTGTAGTGGATGCTAATCGCTGCATAGCGTACCATACCATAGAGAACAGAGCAGAAAAATTACCAGAGGCGATCGCAACTCAGATGCAAGGTTGGGTAGCGGGTTGCGATATTTGCCAAGATGTCTGTCCTTGGAATCAACGATTTGCAAAAATTACGGACGTAGCTGATTTTCAGCCGTATCCTGAAAATATTGCTCCTCAGCTGATAGAATTAGCGCAAATCTCGAATGAGGAGTGGGAAAAAAGATTTCCGGCATCAGCGTTGCGGCGGATTAAGCCAGAAATGTTAAGACGGAATGCTCGTGCTAATCTTGACGCATCCAGACAACATAATGACACAGAAAGCAATTATCTTTGA
- a CDS encoding HAD-IA family hydrolase has protein sequence MTQKAIIFDFDGTIADTVDALVSIANRLAVEFGYVQITPEQLTLLRNLSSREIIKYSGISLFKIPFLVKKVKFELKNKIQELRPIPGMKQSLGELKAHGHQLGIITSNSQDNVTAFLKIHELDSVFDFIYSGVTIFGKTTIINNVLKQKQLQPQAVIYVGDETRDIEASKKANIKVIAVTWGFNSPEVLAKQNPDYIIHHPSELLSVVQSC, from the coding sequence ATGACACAGAAAGCAATTATCTTTGATTTTGATGGCACGATTGCCGACACTGTAGATGCACTCGTCAGTATTGCCAACCGTTTAGCAGTAGAATTTGGCTATGTCCAAATTACACCAGAACAATTAACCCTCCTCAGAAATTTATCATCAAGAGAAATTATTAAATATTCAGGAATTTCCCTATTTAAAATTCCTTTTCTTGTCAAGAAAGTCAAATTTGAATTAAAAAACAAAATCCAGGAATTGCGTCCAATTCCTGGTATGAAGCAATCTTTAGGAGAACTCAAAGCACATGGTCATCAATTGGGAATTATTACATCTAATTCCCAAGACAACGTCACCGCATTCCTCAAAATACATGAATTAGATAGTGTATTTGACTTTATCTATTCGGGTGTAACAATTTTTGGTAAAACCACCATTATTAATAATGTTCTCAAACAAAAACAACTCCAACCTCAAGCAGTAATTTATGTAGGTGATGAAACCAGAGATATCGAAGCATCAAAAAAAGCGAATATTAAAGTTATTGCAGTCACCTGGGGATTTAATTCTCCCGAAGTTCTCGCCAAACAAAACCCAGACTATATCATTCACCACCCTAGTGAATTGCTATCAGTTGTCCAAAGTTGTTAG
- a CDS encoding PAS domain S-box protein, which produces MNSQQSFVAEDYEATLLTKLICQPLVVTPQTPVVEALSLMDKLTTGCSSSTLDTPSCVLVMEDNQILGIWTEQDIIRRHIQGCNFTQMKMVEVMTQPVITLKHSELSNFTVPLKLFSQHNLRYLPIVDDCNQLVGLLTSDHLLHGLYLRDRTNFDTNSQIAAYQGLYTTAPCETTCRYSMLAENSPDGIFLIDSQGNFQYVNPKWEEMTGLRLQDVLGTNWLQALHPEDRDRVLREWCSSVAHQQPFATECRLRKPTGKITWVLAKATRAADSIDNFTGYVGKLTDISEYRRIEKQLEMHNSLLARIARGEPLADVLNILIASLTEQFDGALFRILLIDEENRLRHQASLNLPDDYIKLTEGVVIGDGIGSCGTAAYRRQVIIVSDIANDPLWQDFRDIALNHGLRACWSAPIIASNGQALGTFAVYYHQVKTPQPTDIETITLAAYLAGIAIERQRAVIALEKSESFLRAVYEYVEQAIFTVEIDPQGEYRYGGWNPVAERFCGVPGVEAQGKTPKELFGESIGQSLCQKYDACIATGEPFSFEGYFTNDRTNCNYWLIVTLKPLTEESGRIYRLIGTAADITARKRAEESLRTLVEGTATVTGSEFFPALVRYTAAALNVPYVFVLELIGDRLHSLGCCAYGELQPPTIYTITSTPCEKSLIEGIYYCPNHVTQEFPDNLLLAAMQVESYLGIALQDNDGVVIGNLCILDTRPLEEPERIKTTLQVFAARAAAELARQRATTALEKLNEQLEVKIAQRTAALQNSEARFRATFEQANVGMVEADIQGNLIRINQKFCEITGYTESELLGVSYKQFTYPDDLNVDKQYMQSLLAGEITTYAVEKRYIHKQGHSIWVYLTVSLVRSLAEEPQYLIGAIQDISDRKQAEEIFQKQAQRERLLRSITQHIRQSLDLQVILKAAVNEVRQTFQADRALIFRLMNDGSGVVLEESVVPEYPIIESMCWENECFSPECYEFYRDGNVRIVKDPQHDHWGDCLAEFMEQTQVKSKIVAPIVQQAENNPPRVWGLISVHSCSTKRRWQSDEANLLQQIASQLSVAIQQADLYQQVQIELSDRKRAEVALSMLNEQLLGVNTELARATRHKDEFLASMSHELRTPLNAILGMSEGLLEGVFGEITERQERALLTIERSGKHLLELINDILDLAKIEAGKLELQITSVSVCYLCDSSLAFVKQLAHQKQIQLKLNIQNTIRNIAVDERRIRQVLINLLNNAVKFTPAGGSVILAVRRERIEESRIQNAVTGNSAVGIGRKQNSDWVSFSVIDTGIGIASEDMDKLFQSFVQIDSRLNRQYTGTGLGLALVRQIAELHGGYVTVSSEVGKGSCFTVRLPYLDQKLTLPIAKADVQLGIESLSNPESLASKSPLILLAEDNQSNTETISSYLESRGYRLLFATNGQAAIDLAVSQNPSLILMDIQMPEINGLEAIRRIRQYQKLVDVPIIALTALAMPGDREKCLEAGANDYVNKPVKLRELTNIIQNLLSK; this is translated from the coding sequence ATGAATTCTCAACAAAGTTTTGTGGCTGAAGATTATGAAGCTACCCTATTGACCAAGCTAATTTGTCAGCCTTTAGTGGTTACTCCCCAGACACCAGTCGTTGAAGCCTTAAGTTTGATGGATAAGCTCACCACAGGCTGTTCGTCATCAACTTTAGATACACCTAGTTGTGTATTGGTCATGGAAGACAACCAAATTCTGGGTATCTGGACAGAACAAGATATCATCCGTAGACATATACAAGGGTGTAACTTCACTCAGATGAAGATGGTAGAAGTGATGACTCAACCTGTAATCACCCTGAAGCATTCTGAGTTAAGTAATTTTACTGTACCGCTAAAACTATTTAGTCAGCATAACCTGCGTTATTTACCGATAGTGGATGATTGCAATCAACTAGTTGGTTTACTGACAAGTGATCACCTACTGCATGGTTTGTATCTTCGCGATCGCACTAATTTCGATACCAACAGTCAAATTGCAGCATATCAGGGACTCTACACAACTGCACCCTGTGAAACTACCTGTCGTTACTCAATGCTGGCTGAAAATTCCCCTGATGGTATATTTTTGATAGATTCTCAAGGAAATTTTCAGTATGTGAATCCCAAATGGGAAGAAATGACGGGGTTGCGGTTGCAAGATGTATTAGGAACAAACTGGTTACAGGCTTTGCATCCTGAAGATCGCGATCGCGTCCTGCGGGAATGGTGTAGTAGCGTTGCCCACCAACAACCCTTTGCCACAGAATGTCGATTACGAAAACCAACAGGTAAAATCACCTGGGTCTTAGCAAAAGCGACCAGGGCAGCCGATAGCATAGATAATTTCACTGGCTACGTTGGTAAATTAACAGATATCAGTGAATATAGACGGATAGAAAAACAATTAGAAATGCACAATAGTCTGCTAGCCCGCATTGCTAGAGGCGAACCGTTAGCAGATGTCTTAAATATCCTGATAGCCAGTCTCACAGAACAATTCGATGGGGCTTTATTTCGGATTTTGTTAATAGATGAAGAAAATCGCTTGCGTCATCAAGCATCGCTGAATTTGCCAGATGATTATATTAAATTGACTGAAGGCGTAGTCATTGGCGATGGTATTGGTTCTTGTGGAACTGCGGCCTATCGCCGACAGGTAATAATTGTCTCAGACATTGCCAATGATCCTCTGTGGCAAGATTTTCGGGATATAGCTTTGAATCATGGATTACGCGCTTGTTGGTCTGCACCGATTATCGCCAGTAATGGTCAGGCCTTGGGGACATTTGCTGTGTACTATCACCAAGTCAAAACACCCCAACCAACCGATATAGAAACCATCACTCTAGCCGCTTACCTTGCTGGTATTGCCATTGAACGCCAGCGTGCAGTCATCGCCCTTGAAAAAAGTGAAAGTTTTTTGCGGGCTGTCTATGAATATGTAGAACAAGCCATTTTTACAGTAGAGATTGACCCCCAAGGTGAGTACCGTTACGGAGGGTGGAATCCGGTGGCTGAACGTTTTTGTGGTGTTCCTGGAGTAGAAGCACAGGGTAAAACACCCAAAGAACTGTTTGGAGAATCCATCGGACAATCACTCTGTCAAAAGTATGATGCTTGTATCGCCACTGGAGAACCTTTTTCCTTTGAGGGGTACTTTACTAACGATCGCACAAATTGTAACTATTGGTTAATAGTCACTCTCAAACCACTAACAGAGGAAAGCGGAAGAATTTATCGGTTGATTGGTACTGCTGCTGATATCACCGCCCGTAAACGAGCAGAAGAATCCTTACGCACCCTAGTAGAAGGTACAGCCACAGTCACAGGTTCAGAGTTTTTTCCCGCCTTAGTGCGGTATACTGCCGCAGCTTTGAATGTACCTTATGTATTCGTATTAGAACTCATTGGCGATCGCCTCCACTCGTTGGGGTGTTGTGCCTATGGGGAATTGCAACCCCCCACGATTTATACCATCACTTCTACTCCCTGTGAAAAGTCACTAATTGAGGGGATATATTACTGCCCAAACCACGTTACCCAAGAATTCCCTGATAATTTACTTCTAGCAGCAATGCAAGTAGAAAGTTATTTAGGCATTGCCCTACAGGATAATGATGGTGTTGTGATTGGCAATCTCTGTATTCTCGATACACGCCCCCTCGAAGAACCAGAACGCATCAAAACCACATTACAAGTATTTGCAGCCCGCGCTGCCGCCGAATTAGCCCGCCAACGCGCCACAACCGCCTTAGAAAAACTCAATGAACAGCTAGAAGTTAAAATTGCTCAACGCACAGCTGCACTGCAAAATAGTGAAGCCCGCTTCCGCGCCACCTTTGAGCAAGCAAATGTGGGGATGGTAGAAGCTGATATTCAGGGTAATTTAATCAGAATTAATCAAAAATTCTGTGAAATTACAGGTTATACAGAATCAGAATTGTTAGGGGTCAGCTACAAGCAATTTACCTATCCTGACGACCTGAATGTTGATAAACAGTATATGCAGAGTCTGTTAGCGGGGGAAATTACTACCTATGCTGTGGAAAAACGCTATATTCACAAACAAGGACATAGTATTTGGGTATATTTGACAGTCTCCCTAGTGCGATCGCTAGCTGAAGAACCACAATATTTAATTGGTGCAATCCAGGATATTAGTGACCGCAAACAAGCCGAAGAAATCTTCCAAAAACAAGCACAACGCGAACGACTACTCAGAAGTATTACGCAACATATTCGCCAATCCCTAGATTTGCAAGTCATTCTCAAAGCCGCAGTTAATGAAGTCAGACAAACCTTTCAAGCTGACCGCGCCTTAATTTTTCGCCTCATGAACGATGGGTCAGGGGTAGTTCTAGAAGAATCGGTTGTGCCAGAATATCCCATCATTGAAAGTATGTGTTGGGAAAATGAATGTTTTTCCCCAGAGTGTTATGAATTTTACCGTGATGGTAACGTCCGTATCGTCAAAGATCCTCAGCATGATCATTGGGGTGATTGTCTTGCAGAATTCATGGAACAAACACAAGTCAAATCCAAAATTGTTGCTCCTATTGTCCAGCAAGCGGAAAATAACCCTCCCAGAGTTTGGGGATTGATCAGTGTTCACTCCTGTTCAACCAAGCGTCGATGGCAATCTGATGAGGCTAACTTACTCCAACAAATTGCTAGTCAGTTATCCGTAGCGATTCAGCAAGCCGACCTCTATCAGCAAGTGCAAATTGAATTGAGCGATCGCAAACGTGCAGAAGTAGCCTTGTCTATGCTCAATGAACAACTCCTTGGTGTCAACACAGAATTAGCCCGCGCCACTCGCCACAAAGACGAATTTCTCGCCAGCATGAGTCATGAACTTCGCACGCCCCTGAACGCCATCTTGGGAATGTCTGAAGGGTTGCTAGAAGGAGTGTTTGGAGAAATTACAGAAAGACAAGAACGTGCTTTATTAACTATTGAACGTAGTGGTAAACACTTACTAGAATTAATTAATGATATTCTGGATTTAGCCAAAATTGAAGCTGGCAAACTAGAATTGCAAATTACGTCTGTGTCCGTTTGTTATTTATGTGATTCTAGTCTAGCCTTTGTCAAACAACTAGCACATCAAAAGCAAATTCAACTCAAACTCAATATTCAAAATACCATCAGGAACATTGCTGTCGATGAACGCCGCATCCGGCAAGTTTTAATTAATCTACTCAATAATGCGGTGAAATTTACTCCCGCAGGCGGTTCTGTGATTTTAGCTGTGAGGCGAGAAAGAATTGAAGAAAGCAGAATCCAGAATGCCGTGACTGGGAATAGTGCTGTTGGCATCGGGAGAAAACAAAATTCAGACTGGGTCAGCTTTTCCGTCATTGATACAGGTATCGGAATTGCTTCAGAAGACATGGATAAACTCTTCCAATCCTTTGTGCAGATTGATAGTCGCCTGAATCGTCAGTATACAGGTACTGGGTTAGGGTTAGCTTTAGTGCGCCAAATTGCAGAACTACATGGTGGATACGTAACTGTTAGTAGCGAAGTAGGTAAAGGTAGTTGTTTTACTGTGCGTTTACCTTACTTAGACCAAAAATTAACTTTGCCCATAGCTAAAGCGGATGTACAATTAGGCATAGAGAGCTTATCAAACCCTGAATCATTAGCCTCAAAATCACCACTAATTCTTTTAGCAGAAGACAATCAATCCAACACTGAAACAATTTCTAGCTATCTTGAAAGTAGAGGTTACAGGCTGCTCTTCGCAACCAACGGACAAGCTGCCATTGATTTAGCTGTATCTCAAAATCCCAGTTTGATCTTGATGGATATTCAAATGCCAGAAATCAATGGTTTAGAAGCCATCCGCCGCATTCGTCAATATCAAAAATTAGTCGATGTTCCCATAATTGCATTAACAGCTTTAGCTATGCCAGGCGATCGCGAAAAATGCCTCGAAGCAGGGGCAAATGATTACGTCAACAAACCAGTGAAACTGCGGGAACTTACAAATATAATCCAAAATTTGTTATCAAAGTAA
- a CDS encoding hybrid sensor histidine kinase/response regulator, whose translation MDNQPSILVIDDEPDNFDVIEALLFNEGYELNYAASGQRVIERLKIVQPDVILLDVMMPDVDGIEVCKHIKSHSQWQYIPIIMVTALTAKEDMVRCMAAGADDFISKPVNGLELRARVNSMLRIKRQHDDLQALLNLREDMVKMILHDMRNPLTSILLATEILKLPHFPPERQKTKVEQIVNSVQQLQALIDDLMIMAKLESGKMVLNYTNVDLVSLCLSALNSFEAIATQKNLRLISDFPQPHIHLNLDVLIFRRVIDNLLSNAIKFSPKNSQVILQTSDCRPESIMIQVADSGVGISDEAKQIIFEKYEVGTLMPEVSQLGLGLAFCKMAIEAHGGTITVKNNQPRGSVFTVVLPG comes from the coding sequence ATGGACAATCAGCCTTCTATTTTAGTTATTGATGATGAACCAGATAACTTTGACGTAATTGAAGCCCTACTTTTTAACGAGGGTTACGAATTAAACTATGCTGCTAGTGGTCAACGAGTTATAGAACGCCTCAAAATTGTACAACCCGATGTGATTTTATTAGACGTGATGATGCCCGATGTAGACGGGATCGAAGTCTGTAAACACATCAAATCCCATAGCCAATGGCAGTATATTCCCATCATTATGGTGACAGCCTTGACCGCAAAGGAAGATATGGTCAGATGTATGGCCGCAGGTGCAGATGACTTTATCAGTAAACCAGTCAATGGCCTGGAGTTACGTGCCAGGGTCAACTCTATGCTACGCATCAAGCGTCAGCATGACGACTTACAAGCATTGCTAAATCTTCGAGAAGACATGGTGAAGATGATCCTGCATGATATGCGTAATCCCCTGACCTCGATTTTACTAGCTACCGAAATTCTCAAATTACCTCATTTTCCCCCAGAGAGACAGAAAACCAAAGTTGAGCAGATTGTCAATTCCGTACAACAACTGCAAGCCTTGATTGATGACTTAATGATCATGGCGAAACTAGAGTCTGGGAAAATGGTACTAAATTATACTAATGTTGATTTAGTGAGTTTATGTTTATCAGCATTAAATAGTTTTGAAGCGATCGCAACTCAAAAAAATCTCAGGTTGATTAGCGACTTTCCCCAACCCCATATTCATCTAAATTTAGATGTGTTGATATTTCGTAGAGTTATAGATAATCTATTATCCAACGCCATCAAATTTTCTCCGAAAAACTCTCAAGTCATCTTGCAAACGAGTGATTGTAGACCAGAAAGCATCATGATTCAGGTTGCTGATTCTGGTGTAGGAATTAGCGACGAAGCTAAACAAATTATCTTTGAAAAATACGAAGTGGGAACACTCATGCCAGAAGTGTCTCAATTAGGTTTAGGATTAGCATTTTGCAAAATGGCCATTGAAGCCCACGGCGGTACAATCACCGTCAAAAACAATCAACCCAGGGGGTCAGTATTTACGGTTGTTTTACCAGGGTGA
- a CDS encoding HAD family hydrolase produces MERPKVIFLDAVGTLFGVKGSVGKIYSQLALEFGVEASPEVLDQAFVQSFKASPPPIFPDTELEDIPQKEFEWWRAIAVKTFESAGIINQFADFSSFFSELYIHFGTAEPWFVYPDVVQSLSNWKHLGIELGVLSNFDSRIYSVLQALDLSHFFQSVTISTQVGAAKPNFKIFVAALEKHDCSPALAWHIGDSIVEDYQGAKAAGLRGIWINREKSH; encoded by the coding sequence ATGGAAAGACCCAAAGTTATTTTTTTAGATGCGGTGGGTACACTGTTTGGTGTTAAAGGCAGCGTCGGTAAAATTTATAGTCAGTTGGCACTAGAATTTGGTGTGGAGGCTTCCCCAGAAGTTTTAGATCAAGCCTTTGTGCAGAGTTTTAAAGCTTCACCACCACCAATCTTTCCTGATACGGAATTAGAAGATATTCCCCAAAAAGAATTTGAATGGTGGCGGGCGATCGCTGTAAAAACTTTTGAAAGTGCTGGTATTATCAATCAATTTGCTGACTTTTCTAGTTTTTTTAGCGAACTCTACATTCACTTTGGGACAGCCGAACCCTGGTTTGTCTACCCTGACGTTGTGCAATCCTTGAGTAACTGGAAACATTTAGGAATTGAATTAGGCGTGTTGTCTAACTTCGATTCTCGGATTTATTCAGTCTTACAGGCTTTAGACTTGAGTCATTTTTTCCAGTCTGTGACGATTTCCACTCAAGTAGGCGCAGCCAAACCCAACTTTAAAATTTTTGTAGCCGCACTAGAAAAACATGATTGTTCCCCTGCATTAGCGTGGCATATTGGCGACAGTATTGTAGAAGATTATCAAGGAGCAAAAGCGGCTGGATTAAGAGGGATTTGGATTAATCGGGAAAAAAGTCATTAG
- a CDS encoding NAD(P)/FAD-dependent oxidoreductase, with protein MTEQNMRIVILGGGFGGLYTALRLSQLPWESQQKPEIVLIDQSDRFLFSPLLYELLTGELQTWEIAPPFTELLEGTGVRFYQAVASGIDIDQKRVHLQNGPEIPYDRLVLALGGETPLDLVPGATSYAYPFRTVNDVYRLEEQLRILEESDAEKIRVAIVGGGYSGVELACKLADRLKERGRFRLIEISDQILRTSPEFNREAAKKALEARGVFLDLETKVESITQDTLSLEYKNQVDTIPVDLVIWTVGTKVAPVVKNLPLKQNQRGQITTDTTLQVLDHPEIFALGDLADCLDANGQQIPATAQAAFQQADYVGWNIWASLTQRPLLPFRYQQLGEMMALGKDNATLTGLGIKLDGSLAYVARRLAYLYRMPTFDHQLKVGFNWLVRPIIETISAVTND; from the coding sequence ATGACTGAACAGAATATGAGAATTGTTATCCTTGGTGGAGGCTTTGGTGGTCTCTACACAGCTTTGCGTTTAAGTCAATTACCTTGGGAATCTCAGCAAAAACCCGAAATTGTCCTGATAGACCAAAGCGATCGCTTTTTATTTTCCCCCTTATTGTACGAATTACTCACCGGAGAACTACAAACTTGGGAAATCGCCCCTCCTTTTACAGAACTATTAGAAGGTACAGGGGTGCGCTTTTATCAAGCAGTAGCCTCTGGAATTGACATTGACCAAAAACGAGTACATCTACAAAACGGCCCAGAAATTCCCTATGACCGCTTAGTATTAGCGTTAGGTGGAGAAACACCACTAGATTTAGTTCCAGGTGCAACATCCTATGCTTACCCCTTCCGCACAGTCAATGATGTCTATCGCCTAGAAGAACAACTGCGAATTTTAGAAGAATCCGATGCGGAGAAAATTCGTGTTGCTATTGTCGGAGGTGGTTACAGTGGGGTGGAGTTAGCTTGTAAATTAGCAGATAGACTCAAAGAAAGAGGCCGTTTCCGCCTTATTGAAATTAGCGACCAAATTTTAAGAACTTCCCCAGAATTTAACCGTGAAGCCGCCAAGAAAGCTTTAGAAGCGCGGGGTGTATTTCTTGACTTAGAAACCAAGGTTGAATCAATTACCCAAGATACCCTCTCCCTGGAATACAAAAATCAAGTAGACACCATCCCTGTAGACTTAGTGATTTGGACTGTCGGGACAAAAGTCGCGCCTGTTGTGAAAAACCTACCTTTAAAACAAAACCAGCGTGGTCAAATCACCACCGATACAACCTTACAAGTTCTTGACCATCCAGAAATTTTTGCTTTGGGAGACTTAGCCGATTGTCTCGATGCAAATGGTCAACAGATCCCCGCTACAGCCCAGGCTGCCTTTCAACAAGCAGACTACGTAGGGTGGAACATCTGGGCTTCTTTAACACAACGTCCCCTTCTACCATTCCGCTATCAACAGTTAGGGGAAATGATGGCACTAGGCAAAGACAACGCTACTCTAACAGGTTTAGGAATCAAATTAGATGGTTCTTTAGCCTATGTTGCGCGTCGTCTGGCTTATTTGTATAGAATGCCCACATTTGATCATCAGCTCAAAGTAGGTTTTAATTGGTTAGTTCGTCCTATTATAGAAACAATCTCTGCTGTGACGAATGATTAG
- a CDS encoding RNA-binding S4 domain-containing protein gives MIKLDQFLKYLGIAPTGGQAKLMINDGNVQVNGAVETRRGRKLGSEDQVTVDGKTFKVGEIIQE, from the coding sequence ATGATTAAACTCGACCAATTTCTGAAATATCTAGGTATAGCCCCGACTGGTGGTCAAGCTAAACTCATGATTAATGATGGGAATGTGCAGGTGAATGGTGCAGTTGAAACCCGGCGGGGAAGAAAATTAGGATCAGAAGACCAAGTCACAGTGGACGGAAAAACCTTCAAAGTGGGAGAGATAATTCAAGAATAG
- a CDS encoding ChaB family protein, translating to MPYENRDELPEEIREQLPEHAQQIFVAAFNAAQRDGMSENGATDVAWNSVRNEYEQGSDRTWHRKPEDPAIHNKAVVSGGN from the coding sequence ATGCCTTACGAAAATAGAGATGAATTACCCGAAGAAATTAGAGAACAATTACCAGAACACGCCCAACAAATTTTTGTGGCGGCATTTAACGCAGCCCAAAGAGATGGTATGAGTGAAAATGGTGCTACCGATGTGGCATGGAATAGTGTGAGAAATGAATATGAACAAGGTAGCGATCGCACATGGCACAGAAAACCAGAAGACCCAGCAATACATAACAAAGCTGTAGTATCTGGCGGTAATTAG